A genomic segment from Bryobacteraceae bacterium encodes:
- a CDS encoding transcription termination/antitermination NusG family protein codes for MSNESPWYAIRTKSRFEKAIASALTAKGYECFLPLYKNTRTYSYREAFSHLPLFSGYVFSRVDMENRLPLLQTPGLVGIVSAGPVPLPVDVDELEVIRRILRSDLPASPWPFLQTGHRVRIDYGSLRGVEGILVDFKGRDRIVVSVSLLQRSVAVEIDRGWIEPLSPPAKPPGIQSHLGRAEHHPEVRTCLSTRIGTA; via the coding sequence GTGTCGAACGAGAGCCCGTGGTACGCCATTCGAACGAAATCCCGGTTTGAGAAGGCAATTGCGAGTGCCCTGACTGCAAAAGGGTACGAGTGCTTTCTGCCCCTCTACAAGAACACGCGGACGTATTCCTATCGAGAAGCATTCAGTCATCTGCCCCTGTTCTCCGGTTACGTCTTCTCGCGTGTTGACATGGAGAACAGACTGCCGCTTCTGCAAACTCCGGGGTTGGTTGGCATCGTTTCCGCCGGTCCGGTACCGCTGCCGGTCGATGTGGACGAGCTCGAGGTAATCCGGCGGATTCTACGATCCGATCTTCCGGCGAGCCCATGGCCGTTCCTTCAGACCGGTCACCGGGTGCGGATCGATTATGGTTCGCTTCGTGGCGTCGAGGGTATTCTTGTCGACTTCAAAGGCCGGGATCGAATTGTCGTTTCGGTCTCTCTGCTCCAACGGTCAGTCGCGGTGGAAATCGACCGCGGCTGGATAGAACCGCTGTCGCCTCCCGCGAAGCCGCCGGGCATCCAGAGCCATCTGGGTCGCGCCGAGCACCACCCTGAGGTCCGCACATGCCTCTCCACAAGAATAGGAACCGCATGA
- a CDS encoding polysaccharide biosynthesis/export family protein: MKRSVIAFAMAATFHSGVMSGQQAGAVDVGGGSSANSSIGAEDQLLIAAADVPGVSDKPMRIESDGTVTLPLVGRMRAEGLTVEQFSNQLTAELRAYVRSPRVSVKLIPKIENRFAVAAGFNNPGVHPLPEQRQLMNVIATVGGLQANAGSTIKIIRRLDMGPIPLPSAVEDPTSNVSTATVNLNRLVETPGTLESLVVKPNDVLSVEPARTVFLTGEVLKPGAFELSDRESIGLAELVSLGGGFGREAAPDKARILRQILNGSKRAEIPVNAASILAGKAVDFPVQANDIVEIPRSRSKANGAKTVLRYVVPAAASAVIYVLIRR; this comes from the coding sequence ATGAAGAGGTCAGTGATCGCCTTCGCCATGGCGGCTACCTTTCATAGCGGCGTGATGAGCGGCCAGCAGGCCGGCGCCGTCGATGTCGGCGGTGGGTCTTCCGCGAATTCGAGCATCGGCGCCGAGGATCAACTGCTCATAGCCGCAGCGGACGTTCCGGGCGTCAGCGACAAACCGATGCGCATCGAATCTGACGGGACCGTGACGCTGCCATTGGTTGGCCGGATGCGGGCCGAAGGCCTGACGGTGGAGCAGTTCAGCAACCAACTCACGGCTGAGTTGAGGGCGTACGTGCGGTCTCCACGGGTCTCGGTGAAGCTGATTCCGAAGATCGAGAACCGCTTCGCCGTGGCGGCGGGATTCAACAATCCGGGCGTGCACCCGCTGCCGGAGCAACGGCAACTGATGAACGTCATCGCGACGGTGGGTGGGCTTCAGGCGAATGCTGGTTCGACGATCAAGATCATACGGCGGCTCGATATGGGGCCGATTCCACTGCCATCGGCGGTGGAAGATCCTACGTCGAATGTGAGTACCGCGACGGTCAATCTCAATAGGTTGGTGGAAACTCCGGGTACGTTGGAGTCCCTCGTGGTGAAGCCGAACGATGTGCTTTCGGTTGAGCCGGCGCGAACGGTGTTTCTCACGGGCGAGGTGCTGAAGCCGGGTGCGTTTGAGCTCTCGGACCGGGAGTCCATCGGGCTCGCGGAACTGGTCTCGCTCGGGGGCGGATTCGGCCGGGAAGCGGCTCCGGACAAGGCCAGAATCCTGCGGCAGATCTTGAACGGCTCCAAGCGGGCCGAGATCCCGGTGAATGCCGCGAGTATCCTTGCCGGCAAAGCCGTGGACTTCCCCGTCCAGGCCAACGATATCGTGGAAATCCCGCGATCGCGCAGCAAGGCGAACGGCGCCAAGACGGTGCTGCGGTATGTTGTCCCGGCGGCCGCGAGCGCTGTCATTTACGTCCTTATTCGGCGCTGA
- a CDS encoding sigma-54 dependent transcriptional regulator: MILIVNDEPRLRTELQTVFEGTGCRTESVSTGVEAVDRARQKPVPDMVLLGMDIAGADGLDVLRRIRRTRSRLKVIMLASSTDPQKVWRAAKLGAHDCVEADDAAALKALAHECMQPETADEKAIEKEELGGGLVFVAASPVMRKLHSLVAEVAPTDVPVLCIGESGTGKEVVARLLHNRSRRRSHNFLKVNCAALPGELLESELFGYEPGAFTGAVRAKPGKFELCDKGTIFLDEIGEVPPQLQAKLLHVLQDREFTRLGGRSRIKVDVRIVAATNINIQEALRTKKFREDLYYRLNTVVFEIPPLRQRREDVLTLLTHFVETHGGQNGLPVRLISESAFDFAGDHDWPGNVRELENFAKRYLVLGDRAMTEMGPEQAVAAVAHAAAGLNGAGATKSLKPFANGVKSSAEAAAIRQALEQTHWNRKAAARLLDISYKTLLDKVRRYQLEDNSDSPS; this comes from the coding sequence TTGATCCTGATCGTAAACGACGAGCCTCGACTCCGGACCGAACTCCAAACCGTCTTCGAAGGCACTGGTTGCCGGACGGAGAGCGTTTCGACGGGTGTGGAGGCGGTGGACCGGGCGCGCCAGAAGCCCGTCCCGGACATGGTGCTACTTGGGATGGACATCGCTGGCGCCGATGGCCTCGACGTCCTGCGGAGGATCCGGCGGACGCGGAGCCGGCTGAAAGTGATTATGCTGGCGTCGTCGACGGACCCGCAGAAGGTGTGGCGAGCCGCGAAGCTCGGGGCGCATGACTGCGTCGAGGCCGACGATGCCGCGGCGTTGAAGGCGCTGGCCCACGAGTGCATGCAGCCAGAGACTGCGGACGAGAAGGCGATTGAGAAGGAAGAACTCGGGGGTGGGCTGGTGTTCGTCGCGGCGAGCCCGGTGATGCGGAAGCTGCACTCGCTGGTGGCTGAAGTGGCGCCTACTGACGTTCCAGTGCTTTGTATCGGTGAGAGCGGGACTGGGAAAGAGGTCGTCGCCAGGCTACTGCACAACCGTTCGAGAAGGCGGAGTCATAACTTCCTCAAGGTGAATTGTGCGGCCCTGCCGGGAGAACTGCTCGAGAGCGAACTGTTCGGGTATGAGCCGGGGGCGTTCACGGGCGCGGTTCGGGCCAAGCCCGGAAAGTTCGAGCTTTGCGACAAAGGGACGATTTTCCTGGACGAGATCGGCGAGGTACCGCCTCAACTGCAAGCGAAGCTGCTGCACGTGCTGCAGGACCGGGAGTTCACGCGGTTGGGCGGGCGGAGCCGGATCAAGGTGGACGTGCGTATCGTCGCGGCCACGAACATCAACATCCAGGAAGCTCTGCGCACCAAGAAGTTCCGCGAAGATCTCTACTATCGCCTGAACACGGTGGTTTTCGAGATTCCACCGCTGCGCCAGCGGCGGGAGGACGTGCTGACCCTGCTGACTCACTTCGTGGAGACCCATGGCGGGCAAAACGGCTTGCCGGTCCGGCTGATTTCGGAATCGGCGTTCGACTTCGCCGGCGATCATGACTGGCCCGGCAACGTTCGGGAGTTGGAGAACTTCGCGAAGAGATACCTGGTGCTTGGCGACCGGGCGATGACGGAAATGGGTCCGGAACAGGCGGTGGCGGCAGTCGCCCATGCAGCAGCGGGATTGAACGGCGCCGGAGCCACGAAATCGCTGAAGCCCTTTGCGAACGGCGTGAAGTCATCCGCGGAAGCGGCCGCCATTCGGCAGGCTCTCGAACAGACCCATTGGAATCGCAAGGCGGCCGCGAGGTTGCTTGACATCAGCTACAAGACGCTCTTGGACAAGGTCCGGCGGTATCAGCTCGAGGACAACTCCGACTCTCCGTCGTAG
- a CDS encoding choice-of-anchor D domain-containing protein produces MTYRIALLAVLVSAAGTLAQGQQVTDLAVGYLIPPENNFIALPHGGKLTFPAVGIGRSLTATVVIGNRGTGRASVNAIALAGEGFLLTGVPALPAALESGRELRIGVVFIPSKPVRATGSLTVTFGDSSFRAELEGSTAASEILLTYTLPSEGNVIPVSSGGSLVFPATRSGTTASATVGVGNRGLGGGTVTEISVSGERFRLTGLPSLPVFVDSGRELRFGVLFDARDLQTATGMLRIVVDQQTFVVNLEGPATGPRYAYEAFANGTASVVASGTKLSLPETALRETNTLTIEVRNTGNAEGSIPGISVVGDGFQLADLPFFPYVMLPEAAFSFQVIFSPRQPGKANGRLRIGADVFDLEATATGTQLTYSYRTSGVSTELRDSRTILWPPVELGLATRVDLLIRNTGNRAATVTAILIIDSRAAFKVASPVALPAVIEPGSERIVPIDFSPSTPGELSARLHIDGDTFSLIGVGAPLPPLPAVEVHGASPAQEALQQKPITVSLAETYPLPLTGTLTLSLSSDKFALDPAVQLSTGGRVVTFTIPANEKQARFPTGSEVYFQTGTVAGTLQFKTALAARGIDVTPASPPGMEVVVAPAVPRVLDVQMQALSANSLAVVVTGLSTTRSLRQVEVEFAASPKYNVPAGKFTLDISTTSDSWYRRRDSEAYGSLFTASIPFSVQANNGVNLEEVFQSVTATLSNEMGRSNSMTSPARP; encoded by the coding sequence ATGACGTACCGGATAGCACTGCTGGCGGTTTTGGTTTCAGCGGCCGGGACCCTGGCTCAGGGCCAACAGGTGACGGATCTTGCCGTGGGGTACCTCATACCTCCCGAAAACAACTTCATTGCGTTGCCTCATGGCGGGAAGCTCACGTTTCCCGCGGTCGGGATCGGGCGCTCGCTGACTGCCACGGTGGTTATCGGGAACCGCGGCACCGGCAGGGCTTCCGTGAATGCGATCGCGCTCGCCGGCGAGGGATTCCTGCTGACTGGGGTGCCGGCGCTACCGGCGGCACTCGAGTCCGGGAGAGAGTTGCGGATTGGAGTGGTGTTCATCCCAAGCAAGCCAGTCCGTGCCACCGGCTCCTTGACGGTTACGTTCGGAGATTCGAGTTTTAGGGCGGAGCTTGAAGGATCGACGGCTGCTTCCGAAATCCTGCTGACGTACACGCTACCGTCGGAAGGCAACGTCATTCCGGTGAGTTCGGGAGGCAGCCTGGTGTTTCCGGCGACCCGCAGCGGTACGACTGCATCGGCGACGGTGGGTGTCGGGAATCGCGGGCTCGGCGGCGGCACGGTCACGGAGATATCCGTGAGCGGCGAGCGGTTTCGATTGACCGGGCTCCCCTCACTGCCGGTGTTCGTCGATTCGGGCAGGGAACTCAGGTTCGGTGTGCTGTTCGATGCGCGAGACCTGCAGACAGCTACCGGGATGCTCCGGATCGTGGTGGACCAACAGACGTTCGTGGTGAATCTCGAGGGACCGGCAACCGGCCCCCGGTACGCCTACGAAGCGTTCGCGAACGGGACGGCAAGCGTTGTCGCCTCCGGGACGAAACTGTCGCTACCCGAAACGGCGCTGCGGGAAACGAACACTCTGACGATTGAAGTTCGGAATACCGGGAACGCAGAAGGTTCCATACCGGGAATCTCAGTCGTAGGCGATGGATTTCAACTGGCCGACCTTCCCTTCTTTCCGTACGTGATGCTTCCGGAAGCGGCGTTCTCGTTCCAGGTGATCTTCAGCCCCCGGCAGCCCGGGAAGGCGAACGGCCGGCTCAGAATCGGCGCAGACGTCTTCGACCTCGAGGCAACTGCGACCGGCACCCAACTTACCTACTCCTACCGGACCAGTGGCGTGTCCACGGAATTGAGAGACAGCCGGACGATCCTGTGGCCGCCTGTCGAACTGGGCTTGGCGACGCGCGTCGATCTGCTGATTCGGAACACGGGGAACCGCGCCGCGACGGTGACGGCGATCCTGATCATCGACTCCAGAGCCGCTTTCAAGGTGGCGTCGCCCGTGGCCCTGCCGGCGGTGATTGAGCCGGGCAGCGAGCGGATTGTGCCGATTGACTTCTCGCCGTCCACGCCGGGCGAACTTTCGGCGCGCCTTCACATCGATGGCGACACCTTCAGTCTCATCGGCGTCGGCGCTCCGCTGCCGCCGCTGCCCGCTGTGGAAGTGCACGGCGCGTCACCGGCGCAGGAAGCACTCCAGCAGAAGCCTATCACCGTGAGCCTGGCGGAAACTTATCCGTTGCCGCTGACCGGGACCCTCACGCTGAGTCTCAGCTCGGACAAGTTCGCGCTGGACCCGGCGGTGCAGTTGTCCACCGGCGGACGCGTTGTGACGTTCACGATTCCGGCGAACGAGAAGCAGGCGCGGTTTCCGACCGGCTCAGAAGTGTACTTCCAGACGGGAACCGTCGCCGGTACCCTGCAATTCAAGACGGCTCTGGCGGCGAGAGGTATCGATGTCACGCCCGCCAGCCCCCCGGGCATGGAGGTTGTCGTGGCGCCGGCGGTACCCAGGGTTCTGGATGTGCAAATGCAGGCACTTTCGGCGAACAGCCTGGCTGTCGTTGTGACGGGCCTGTCCACCACGCGCTCGCTTCGTCAGGTCGAGGTGGAATTCGCCGCGTCGCCTAAGTACAACGTCCCCGCGGGCAAGTTCACTCTGGATATCTCCACGACTTCGGACTCGTGGTATCGCCGCCGGGACTCCGAAGCTTACGGGAGTCTCTTCACGGCGAGTATTCCGTTTAGTGTTCAGGCGAACAACGGCGTGAATCTCGAAGAGGTCTTCCAGTCAGTTACGGCGACGCTCAGCAACGAGATGGGGCGATCGAACAGCATGACGTCACCGGCTCGTCCCTGA
- a CDS encoding sigma-54 dependent transcriptional regulator, whose product MPVLDHLAPSDSASCVPNELLFGRSEAMRDVRDKLAKVSRTNVAVLVTGESGTGKEVVARYLHSVSPRCDAAFVRVNCPAIPESLFESELFGYEQGAFTGAAADKPGLVDAARGGTLFFDGIGELELALQSKLLQLLQDNEFTRVGGRETLRADVRFVCAATRPLEDEVHAGTFRRDLLYRINVVTVQLPPLRERRDDIMELADFFLGLYAAEFGTIPVPFSPDIRELLLYSTWPGNIRQLQNVVKRYAIFGTEDAVVSELRSRPLGADLSARSDGEVYLKEIARQAAMEAERGVILEVLCANRWNRRKAAQALHISYRSLLMKMKQSGLPQKRPQTATLPIEARQ is encoded by the coding sequence ATGCCAGTACTCGATCATCTAGCGCCTAGCGATTCGGCGAGTTGCGTTCCCAACGAGCTTCTGTTTGGGCGTTCGGAAGCCATGCGCGACGTACGCGACAAGCTGGCCAAGGTCTCGAGAACGAACGTGGCCGTGCTCGTTACGGGCGAGAGCGGAACGGGGAAAGAGGTCGTCGCCCGCTACCTGCATTCGGTGTCGCCTCGCTGCGATGCGGCGTTTGTGCGAGTGAACTGCCCGGCGATTCCGGAGAGCCTTTTCGAGAGTGAGTTGTTCGGGTATGAGCAGGGAGCGTTCACGGGCGCGGCGGCTGACAAACCCGGCTTGGTGGATGCGGCCCGCGGCGGTACGCTCTTCTTCGACGGAATCGGCGAACTCGAACTCGCGCTGCAATCGAAACTTCTGCAACTACTTCAGGACAACGAATTCACACGCGTTGGTGGACGGGAGACCCTGCGGGCGGATGTCCGCTTTGTCTGCGCCGCCACCCGTCCGCTGGAAGACGAGGTCCACGCTGGGACGTTTCGGCGGGACTTGCTGTACCGGATCAATGTGGTGACGGTTCAGCTTCCTCCGCTGCGGGAGCGCCGCGACGACATCATGGAACTGGCGGACTTCTTCCTGGGACTGTACGCCGCGGAGTTCGGGACCATCCCGGTGCCGTTTTCACCGGATATTCGGGAGTTGTTGCTCTACAGCACCTGGCCCGGCAACATCCGGCAGCTTCAGAACGTGGTGAAGCGCTACGCGATCTTTGGCACCGAAGACGCCGTGGTCTCCGAACTCAGGAGCCGGCCGCTCGGGGCGGACCTCTCCGCGCGATCGGACGGGGAAGTCTATCTCAAGGAAATCGCCCGGCAGGCTGCCATGGAAGCCGAGCGTGGCGTCATCCTCGAGGTGCTCTGCGCCAACCGATGGAACAGGAGAAAGGCAGCGCAGGCGCTCCACATCAGCTACCGCTCCCTCCTCATGAAGATGAAACAAAGCGGGCTTCCACAGAAGAGGCCGCAGACAGCCACTCTCCCGATTGAAGCACGACAATGA
- a CDS encoding CpsD/CapB family tyrosine-protein kinase — MRQTKPLQTVLITSSVPAEGKTSVAANLAHVLTRHGSRVLLLDADLRAPDLPRMLGLPSSLPGLTDFLDDEIQFEAALRCISPLELFVLAAGKHVEDPLDKLESPSFKFLLNVARETFEWIIIDSPPLAPFADAHHLASLVDGVFLVVRWGMTPRRELEQSVASMAGLPLRGMILNAYDQKNHDDYYNYYQSGRTVRPTLFSR, encoded by the coding sequence ATGCGCCAAACGAAGCCTTTGCAGACGGTACTGATTACGAGTTCGGTTCCGGCTGAGGGCAAGACGTCGGTGGCGGCGAATTTGGCGCACGTCTTGACGCGCCACGGTTCCCGGGTGTTGCTGCTCGACGCCGATTTGCGGGCGCCCGACCTGCCGCGGATGCTGGGGCTTCCGTCGTCGCTGCCCGGTCTCACGGACTTTCTCGATGACGAGATTCAATTCGAAGCGGCCTTGCGCTGTATTAGTCCGCTCGAGTTGTTCGTGCTGGCTGCCGGCAAGCACGTCGAAGATCCGCTGGATAAGTTGGAGAGTCCCTCGTTCAAGTTCCTGCTGAATGTGGCACGGGAGACTTTCGAATGGATCATCATTGATTCGCCGCCGCTGGCTCCCTTCGCCGACGCTCACCACTTGGCGTCGCTGGTCGATGGAGTGTTCCTTGTAGTTCGGTGGGGCATGACCCCGCGGCGGGAACTGGAGCAATCGGTGGCATCAATGGCGGGGTTGCCTTTGAGGGGCATGATTCTCAACGCCTACGACCAGAAGAATCATGACGACTACTACAACTACTACCAGAGTGGCCGCACGGTCCGGCCGACTCTGTTCTCACGCTAG
- a CDS encoding Gfo/Idh/MocA family oxidoreductase produces MIRAGIIGFGYWGPNLVRNFAEVPGVSLAAVADLREDRLAVARRRYPGVGMTTDVHAVLRDPSIDAVAIATPVSTHFPLALEALRAGKHVMIEKPMTSSVEEALRLVDEAERANRVLMVDHTFVYTGAVRKIRDLIDCGSLGNVYYYDSTRVNLGLFQHDVDVMWDLAVHDVAIMDYLFPDSPTEVSATGVGHVDGASQNLAYVTALFNNSLIAHLNVNWLSPVKVRRTLIGGSKQMVVYDDIEVSEKVKVYDKGIDIKNGDESRCKLLVSYRSGDMFAPKLDGTEALRVAVQHFAECIQDGKKPLTDGLCGLRVVSVLEAATRSMTAQGRPEPVNVNGAAKHSVPVAMTSPNRAAMAASA; encoded by the coding sequence GTGATCCGCGCAGGTATCATTGGGTTTGGTTACTGGGGGCCTAATCTGGTCCGTAACTTCGCCGAAGTTCCCGGAGTTTCTCTGGCAGCCGTAGCGGACCTTCGTGAGGACCGGCTCGCGGTTGCGCGCCGGCGCTATCCCGGCGTTGGGATGACGACAGACGTTCATGCCGTCCTGAGGGATCCTTCGATCGACGCGGTCGCAATCGCCACTCCGGTCTCGACGCATTTCCCGCTGGCATTGGAAGCTCTTCGCGCCGGAAAGCACGTGATGATTGAAAAGCCGATGACCAGTAGCGTCGAGGAAGCGCTTCGCTTGGTCGATGAGGCCGAGCGCGCAAACCGGGTGCTCATGGTCGACCACACCTTCGTGTATACCGGCGCCGTTCGCAAGATCCGCGACCTGATCGATTGCGGGTCGCTGGGCAACGTCTACTACTATGACTCCACTCGCGTGAACCTCGGGCTTTTTCAGCACGACGTCGACGTGATGTGGGACCTCGCCGTCCACGACGTCGCCATCATGGACTACCTGTTCCCGGATTCGCCCACTGAGGTATCAGCCACCGGAGTCGGGCATGTGGACGGAGCCTCACAGAACCTGGCCTATGTTACTGCCCTGTTCAATAACTCGCTGATCGCGCACCTCAATGTGAACTGGCTCTCGCCGGTGAAGGTGCGCCGGACGCTGATCGGCGGCAGCAAGCAGATGGTCGTCTACGACGACATCGAAGTCAGCGAGAAGGTGAAAGTCTACGACAAAGGCATCGACATCAAGAACGGCGATGAATCCCGATGCAAGCTGCTGGTGAGCTATCGCTCGGGTGACATGTTCGCTCCGAAGCTCGATGGCACGGAGGCGCTTCGAGTTGCCGTTCAGCACTTTGCGGAGTGCATTCAAGACGGCAAGAAACCGCTCACGGACGGTTTGTGCGGCCTCCGGGTGGTCAGCGTGCTTGAGGCAGCTACGCGGTCAATGACGGCGCAGGGCCGGCCGGAGCCGGTCAACGTCAATGGCGCGGCCAAGCATAGCGTTCCTGTCGCGATGACGAGTCCCAATCGGGCGGCGATGGCCGCGTCTGCTTAA
- a CDS encoding DegT/DnrJ/EryC1/StrS family aminotransferase, whose protein sequence is MSAVGVPFFDLKQQYAVIKDEILAAVAGVFESTQCVLGQEVAAFEEEFAAYCGVAHCVGVNSGTSALHLALLAAGVGPGDEVITVPCTFVATVAAIQYTGARPVFVDVDPVTYTMDPARIEPAITPRTKVIVPVHLYGNPAAMDPILEIARRHNLTVIEDAAQAHGAEYQGRRCGSIGDLACFSFYPGKNLGAYGEGGVVATDSPERARTIRMLRDWGAEKKYQHVLKGFNYRMEGVQGAVLRVKLRYLEAWTEARRSHAAAYNSLLRDSGLVLPTELQGNRHVYHIYPVLTAARQELIDHLAANGVHTGIHYPYPVHLLPAYADLGYQGGAFPVSEDIAARELSLPMFPELRGEQVEAVAQAIAACRPLEYRPC, encoded by the coding sequence ATGAGTGCTGTAGGCGTTCCGTTCTTCGACCTGAAACAGCAGTACGCTGTCATTAAGGATGAGATCCTCGCGGCCGTTGCGGGGGTGTTCGAATCGACCCAGTGTGTTCTCGGTCAGGAGGTGGCCGCGTTCGAGGAGGAGTTTGCGGCTTACTGCGGAGTGGCCCACTGCGTGGGGGTCAACAGCGGGACCAGCGCTCTCCACCTCGCTCTACTAGCCGCCGGCGTCGGTCCGGGCGACGAGGTGATCACCGTGCCGTGTACCTTCGTGGCGACAGTTGCCGCGATCCAGTACACGGGCGCCCGGCCTGTTTTTGTCGATGTCGATCCGGTGACCTACACGATGGATCCCGCACGGATCGAACCCGCGATTACGCCGCGGACGAAGGTGATCGTACCCGTGCACCTTTATGGCAACCCTGCGGCGATGGATCCGATCCTTGAGATCGCCCGTCGCCACAACCTGACGGTGATTGAGGATGCGGCCCAGGCACACGGCGCGGAGTATCAGGGGCGCCGCTGTGGGTCCATTGGGGACCTCGCCTGCTTCAGCTTCTATCCAGGGAAGAACTTGGGTGCGTACGGTGAGGGCGGTGTGGTCGCCACCGATTCGCCCGAGCGCGCACGGACCATCCGCATGCTCCGCGATTGGGGTGCCGAGAAGAAATACCAGCACGTGCTGAAGGGCTTCAATTATCGGATGGAGGGAGTTCAGGGCGCCGTTCTTCGCGTCAAACTGCGGTACCTCGAAGCGTGGACCGAGGCTCGGCGCAGCCACGCCGCCGCCTACAATTCGCTGTTGCGGGACAGTGGACTGGTTCTGCCCACTGAGTTGCAGGGGAATCGTCATGTCTATCACATCTACCCTGTGCTGACTGCCGCCCGCCAGGAACTCATCGACCACCTCGCGGCCAACGGCGTCCACACCGGTATTCACTACCCGTACCCGGTTCATCTTCTCCCTGCATACGCGGACCTGGGCTACCAGGGCGGCGCGTTCCCCGTCTCCGAAGACATCGCCGCCCGGGAGCTCTCGCTTCCGATGTTTCCTGAGCTTAGGGGGGAGCAAGTCGAAGCGGTTGCCCAGGCGATCGCTGCTTGCCGGCCACTGGAGTACCGCCCATGTTGA
- a CDS encoding fibronectin type III domain-containing protein produces MLTPARGVSLLLSLSGLAVAQTTAANPCDLNNDNAVDVLDVQSAVAMRLGKLPCKANIAGPNVCNDTVVERVRAAALGGACATNRTVVLTWTASTSANVAGYNIYRGDKSGGPYTKVNPSVVPSTTYTDASVEPGKTYYYVATAVDNGNNESVYSNQAEAVIPDPGRQ; encoded by the coding sequence ATGTTGACGCCGGCGCGGGGTGTGTCTCTGCTGCTGAGTCTCTCCGGACTCGCAGTGGCCCAGACTACGGCGGCAAACCCTTGCGATCTCAACAACGACAACGCGGTGGATGTGCTCGACGTGCAGTCGGCGGTCGCCATGCGGCTGGGGAAGCTGCCGTGCAAGGCGAACATCGCTGGACCCAATGTCTGTAACGATACCGTTGTGGAGCGGGTCCGTGCGGCAGCGCTTGGTGGGGCTTGCGCCACCAACCGAACCGTAGTTCTTACGTGGACGGCGAGCACGTCCGCCAATGTCGCCGGTTACAATATCTACCGCGGAGACAAATCCGGGGGACCCTATACCAAGGTGAACCCGAGCGTGGTCCCCTCGACTACATACACGGACGCCTCGGTGGAACCCGGCAAGACCTACTACTACGTCGCCACGGCCGTCGACAACGGAAACAACGAGAGCGTCTATTCCAACCAGGCCGAAGCAGTGATTCCGGATCCGGGCAGACAGTAG
- a CDS encoding fibronectin type III domain-containing protein has translation MPPLLTATRGVSLLRSLSGLAVAQTTAANPCDLNNDNAVDVLDLPTAIVMRLGKLPCKANIAGPNACNDTVVERVRAAALGGVCATNRTVVLTWTASTSGNVTGYNIYRGDKSGGPYTMVNSSVVPSTTYTDAAVEPGKTYCYSATAVDNGNNESVYSNQSEAVIPGPVR, from the coding sequence GTGCCGCCCTTGTTGACGGCGACGCGGGGTGTGTCTCTGCTGAGGAGTCTCTCCGGCCTCGCCGTGGCCCAGACTACGGCGGCAAACCCTTGCGATCTTAACAACGACAACGCGGTGGATGTGCTCGACCTGCCGACGGCGATCGTGATGCGGCTAGGGAAGCTGCCGTGCAAGGCCAACATCGCCGGACCGAATGCGTGTAACGACACCGTTGTGGAACGGGTCCGTGCCGCGGCGCTTGGAGGGGTCTGTGCCACCAACCGAACCGTCGTTCTTACGTGGACGGCCAGCACGTCGGGCAATGTTACCGGTTACAACATCTACCGTGGAGACAAGTCCGGGGGGCCGTATACCATGGTCAACTCGAGTGTCGTGCCCTCGACTACTTACACGGACGCTGCGGTGGAACCCGGAAAGACGTACTGCTACTCCGCCACAGCGGTCGACAACGGAAACAACGAGAGCGTCTATTCCAATCAGTCCGAAGCGGTGATTCCGGGTCCGGTCCGGTGA